The region GATGAAAATTCTCCAGTTGGGAGCGTTACGGTATTCACTTGGGCGAGCGGATGAAAAACCACGATGAATTGCGCCAAGCTTGGTAACCCCAGCCTTATTGATGCGTTCCAGAGCGCCGAGCCAGAGCTCCACATCCGGGTTGATGGGATTCTTTACCAAAACGGGGATATCTGTACCCTTCAACGCATCGGCCATGGCCTGCACTGCGAAGGGGTTTACGGTTGTTCTTGCGCCGACCCAGATAAGATCCACGCCGTACTTCAGGCAGAGTTCAACATGTTCCGGAGTTGCAGTTTCACAGCAGATGGGCAGCCCGGTTTCTTCCTTGGCCTCCACCAGCCATTTCAGACCTTCTTCACCCATGCCTTCAAAACAGCCGGGACGGGTACGGGGTTTCCAGATGCCGGCACGCAGGAGATGCACACCTTTATCCTTAATACCACGAGCGGTTTCAAGGAGCTGATCCCGGGATTCCGCACTGCACGGCCCTGCGATAATAAGCGGACCATCGTTATTAAAACCCCAAGTATCCAAACCAGTTACATCAAGTTGTACGCTCATGACAATGACCTCCGTAATATTTGAAGTTGAAAAGAAGTCCGGGCCGATTTGATGGCGCTAAATGGGAGAGTACTGCAAAAGTGAAATCTGAATATAACAGATAATGCAGAAAACAGCAGGAATAACTCGGCCGGAATAAAAGGTAAGAACTGAACACGGAGAATTTGTATAAATTCCACGTAATCCAAACAAGTTGTAAATGAAGTTTGACTTTACACACTGCCGGGGAGGCAGGTCCGGCAAGACCAGAGTTAAGCGTGCCATATCCTTTATGAAGGATAAGACATCAGGCAGGCCAATCGCAGGCCGGGCCGGATTTACCGGAAAATCTAAAACTTTCCATAACACCACTGGACGGCGGCGTAAACACTCAATTTCCAACAAAGTGCTTTTTTCATTTTTCTGTAACAAATCTTTTATTGATGTTGACTTTAAATCTCAATATCAATACACATCGATTTTACGTAACAAACCTGATTACACTAAAAAGGAGGACAGCATGTCCAAATCACTGATTGTTTATGGTTCCACAACCGGTAACACGGAAACAGCCGCCGAATACATTGCCGAAGTATTTGCTGAAAAGGAATTTGAAGTGGAACTTAAAAACGTAACCGATGCAAGTGTAGACGAACTGGACAACAGCTACGACATAGTTCTTTTCGGATGCTCCACATGGGGAGAAGACGAAATTGAACTGCAGGACGACTTCATTCCACTCTATGAATCCCTTGAAGAGGCCGATCTCAAAAATAAAAAAGTATCAGTGTTCGGTTGCGGTGATTCCGACTACACCTATTTCTGCGGTGCTGTAGACGCGATTGAAGAAAAGCTTGAAAAAATGGGAGCTGTAATCGTCGGCGACAGCTTAAAAATAGACGGAGATCCGGCACGTGCGGCCATCACCGAATGGGCCAAAGAAATCGCTGAAAAAATTTAATTACCCTGAAGCCAAAAACGAGCCCCCGCGCTGTTACCAGTGCGGGGGCTTCAAAATTTTATAATTGCTGCTTATTTTAATTTTCGCCTGCGAGCGCTCGCTGGACGGAAACTTCCAGCATGGTCTTCTGCAACCGTATACTTTTAGTATTGCTGTCGAGCACGTCTTCGGTCAAGGACCGCAACTTATCTACGGACTCCAAAGAAGCCGTAATAATAAGTTCTGTAGGGACCAAACCGTCAGACCGGATCAGTTCCAGAACATTTTCCAGTTTATGGGAAAGCTCCTCAATGACGGTCAATTTCAGAAGATTTGAGCCGGCCTTGATGGAGTGCGCATCCCTGAAAATGGAATTGATCAGCTCAGGTGTTAGCTCTGCTGTACTGTTTTCCAACTGCAAAAGACCGGTCTCGATATTATCGAGCCGTTCCAAAGTTTCTTCCTGAAAAATATCAAGTAATCTGTCGCCGGTACTCATTATATTTATCTGTCCCACCCGTAGTGAAAGCTGAGCCTCAAGTCTGTATGAAAATACGCCATAAAGTCAACGTTACGGGTTATCTGCCTTAAGCTTAGACTTTCGTCAACAAATTGCAATGCTAAAACATCAAATTTAAACATCCCTGAACAGACTTCCCTTTTTGACGGCAAAATTCTACACTGCCGCCCTCAAGCTTTGAATCCAAATAAAAAAAGTCACACATATTTTAAACAATATTATATTTTTATCAAGTATAGCGTGGAGTTAACACAATGGCTTTGATGAGTGTAAGTGATGTTTCCATGACCTTCGGCGGGCCTCAACTGCTCGATAAAGTTTCCTTTCAAGTAGAGGAAGGCCAACGTATATGTATTGTCGGCCGTAACGGAGAGGGGAAATCCACCCTGCTCCGACTCATGAGCGGAGATCTGATACCTGACGACGGAAACATCTCTTATCAGAAAGGAGTCAGCGTAGCCCGCCTTTCACAAAAAGTTCCGGAAAAGCTCGAAGGGTCCATCTTTGAAATCGTGGCAGGAGGCCTCGGTGAACTGGGTGAAGCTCTTACCGGCTACCACACGGTCAGCCTTGAAGTGGCTAACGGCGGGGATGTTTCAAAACTTTCCGAAGTTGAAGAAATAATGGAGAAGCACGGCGGCTGGGAAGCTCTGACGACTATTGAGATGGTGATATCAAGACTTTCCCTCAGTGCTGAAATGCGCTTTGAGACCCTTTCCGGCGGTCTGAAAAGACGCGCCCTGCTGGCCCGAGCGCTTGCCTCAAAACCGGATATTCTGCTGCTCGATGAACCCACCAACCATCTGGATATCGACTCCATTGCATGGCTTGAAGAATTTATTGTAAAAAACATCCGCACTCTGATTTTCATTACTCATGACCGCATGTTCCTGCGCAAAATAGCCACCCGCATCATTGAACTGGACCGCGGCAATCTCGCGGACTGGTCCTGCGATTACGACACCTTCCTCAAACGTAAGGAAGAACTGCTGGACGCAGAAGAAAAAAACTGGTCCGAATTCGACAAAAAACTGGCCCGTGAAGAAACATGGATCAGACAGGGCATCAAGGCCCGCCGCACCCGCAACGAAGGCCGTGTGCGCGCCTTGAAAAAATTGCGGGAAGAACGTCGGCAACGCCGTGAAAGAACCGGTAAGGCCACCATCGAAATTCAGGAGGCGAACCGCTCCGGCAAGGTCGTGGCAGAAACAATCAACGCTTCCTACTCATGGGACGACAAACCGATTTTCAAAAACCTGAATGCGACCATCATGCGAGGAGACCGCATCGGCATCATCGGCCCTAACGGGGCGGGCAAGACCACGCTCATTCAGGTACTGCTGGGTAAACTCAAACCGGATTCGGGCACGGTAAAACTCGGCACCAAGCTGGAAATATCCTATTTTGACCAGCATCGTGAACAGCTTGACCCTGATAAATCCGTACGTGACTCAGTAGCAGACGGTAACGATACCGTTACTATCAACGGCCGCGCCAAACACATAATGGGTTATCTCAAGGATTTCCTGTTTTCCCCGGACCGTGCGAATTCGCCGGTGCGTGTACTTTCAGGCGGAGAACGCAACCGTTTGCTTCTGGCCCGACTTTTCACCCGTCCTTCCAATCTGCTGGTCATGGACGAACCTACAAACGATCTCGACGCCGAAACCCTTGAACTGCTCGAAGACAGGATTATGGAATACCCCGGTACTGTGATCATCGTAAGCCATGACCGTGCCTTTCTGAACAATGTGGTCAGCGGAACTCTGGCCTTTGAAGGTAATGCACAGGTCAACGACTACGTGGGCGGCTATGATGACTGGGCGCGGCAGCGACCGCAGCCGGAGCTGGAAAGCAAACCCAAGGCTCCAAAGTCCAAGCCGAAAAAAACACCTGACGCCCGGCCTGAAAAACTGAGCTACAAAGAGCAGCGGGAATTTGAATCCCTTGAAGTGGAAATAGTGGAGCTTCCCGGCAAGATAGAAAAACTCGAAGCTGCAATCGAAGATATGCAAAACCGCATGGCCGATCCGGAATTCTACAAAAAATCCGGTGAGGAAATGGCAGCCGCACAATCAGAACTTGAAGCCCTCGAAGCCGAACACGAAACCACCTTTGAACGCTGGGAAGAAGTGGAAGGGAAATTAGCCGATTACAAAAAAAGAACCGGAAAGTAAAAAATCATCAGAAAAGACACTTTACTTGCCATCATCAGCCTCCGGGCGTAAATAAAACGACATGAAATCCAAAGCGACTTCTCCTTTCTGGGTGCCGATTTACGCATTCTTTGCCACTATTATGCTGGGCGGACTCCTGCTTAAGCTGGATATATGCCACCCGGGAAAGGAACTTTCATTTATTGATGCCATTTTCACTGCCACTTCAGCGGTCTGTGTTACAGGTCTGGCTGTATTGGATACAGGCACATTCTTCAGCCGTACCGGCCAAAGTATTATTTTAGCGCTGATCCAACTGGGCGGACTCGGCATCATGACCTATGCGAGTCTTGTTATTTACCTGCTGGGCAAAAAAGTCAGTGCTTCAGACCGTATCGCGGTCAGCCAGACTTTAATTCACGACCCTTCATTTAATATAGGTAAATTCGTCGTCGGTGTGGTCACAGCGGTGCTGTCCATTGAAGGATTGGGCGCCCTGCTGCTCAATCGATTGGACCCGGTGGGATTCTACTGGTTTTCGGCTGTTTTCCACTCCATATCGGCATTCTGCAATGCTGGTTTTTCCCTTTATTCGGACAGTCTTACCACTTGGAAAAACAACCTTGGCGTCAATGCGGTTTTCATGACCCTGATTGTCATGGGCGGACTAGGTTTTTATGTTATGTCCGAGGTATGGCAGAAGTTTATAAATCTTTTCCGCAAGCGTAAGACGAAGATGTCAGCCCATTTCATAAGCTGGCATACCCGCACGGTTCTGGAAACCAGCCTTTTCCTGATCATCGCCGGAGGGCTGGCTGTTTTTTTTGCAGAAAGCTTTAAGATACACATCGTGAAAGGTGCGGAGATCAATAAAATATCGGCTCTTTTTCAATCCGTGAGCTGCCGTACCGCAGGATTCAACACCGTAAATATTTCCGGGCTGACCAATATTTCCCTGCTGGTCATGATCGGATTGATGCTCATCGGCGGATCGCCGGGATCATGTGCAGGAGGGTTGAAGACAACTACTTTCCGTACATGGATCGGTTTTATCATCTCCAAGATCAAAGGCCATTCACAGGTCCGGGTGGGCTGGTATGCACTAACTAAGGAGAGCGTGAACCGCGCATTGACCCTTTTGACCCTCGCCAGTGTCATCCTCGGCTCGGCTATCATCCTGCTCAGTATAACCGAAGGAAGCCACCTGCCGCACATAGAAGCTCGCGGTCATTTCATTGAAATCACTTTCGAGGCAGTTTCAGCCTTCGCTACAGTGGGCCTTTCCACCGGGGTCACGCCGGACTTGAGCGGTCCCGGAAAATCAATCATAATAATGTTGATGTTCGTGGGAAGGCTAGGCCCGGTCTGGCTCTTGACTGCAATCAACAGCTGGCAGAAGGAACCCCGCTACAGATTACCGGAAGATGACTTACCCTTGGGATAGCTTGAGGGTTGGTGTGTCTTTACAAAGCGTTTGCGAAAATAAAAATATTTAATTATTTCATCCAACAACTACGAAATAATTTGCATTTGAAAGCATCTTCATTAAATTCCTTGGCGAAAGCTTATTGAATTGTATTGAAGAAGGGCCCCCGGAGGCAGCAGTATGTCAGGAAAGTCAATAGAAGTAGGCGTTATCGGTCTTGGAAAATTCGGTCTGGAATTGGCCTTGAACCTGCGCAGACTAGGAAATAATGTCGTTGGAATTGATACCAGTGAAGAACGGGTCAAGGCTGCCAAGCCATACCTTGCACAGGTATTTCAAGCCGACGGAACCGATCAGCAGACACTGGAGCAGCTGAGCTTTCAGGATTTCAATTATGTTGTAGTCTCCACCGGTGACTCCATGGAAGCTAGCATTCTGGTCGTGCTTAATCTACAGGAAATCGGCGTCAATAAAATCTGGGTCAAGGCCATCAGCTCCGCACATCAGAAGGTGCTCAGCAGAATGGGTGTGGATTTTGTTGTTTTTCCCGAACATTTCGCGGCTAAACAACTGGCCCACAAACTTTCCACCCCGGGCATGATCGATTACCTTTCCCTAGGTAACGATATTCTGATTAAGGAAAGAAATGCCGGAGACTGGGCAGGAAAAACACTCATTGATCTGGACCTGACCAATAACTATCACGCTCAGGTCGTCGCCATCCGCAAAAACGGTTCCGAAGAACTTAACTTTGTGCCAAAGGCTAATGAACCGCTGGACGAAAGCGATGTACTGATTATGATCGGGACAAGGGAAAATCTGCTCAAGGTGCCTTAGAAGCTACAAATCCCCATCCACATTGTAGAGTTCTTTTTCCATCTCCTTCAGCTGTATATCCTCCTCTTCAAGTGCAATCATGCGGTCCCTTATCTCGTGGGTCTTTTCGATGGCATCGTCAAGCTCCACCCCGGCTGCAATCTGCATCTTGCGCAATAGATTGAGGATATCACTACGCAGGGTTTTCCCGTTATTGCCGCCTCCCAGCTCACGAAGCATGCTTTCGTCATCCTCGGCCTTTTTGATCAGGTAATGGCAGAATTTATGCGCTTCCTGCACTCCACGGTTCTTTTCCAGACACATGGTCAGGTAGCGAAAACAATTTTCCCAGTCACCGGCCTCGTAGTGGGTGCGGGCAATGTTGAAATAAAGATTTTCATCGGTACTGTCGAGATCGACCCCGCGATTGTAATATTGAAGGGCTTCGCGATACATACCGTTCTTGCGCATAGAAATGCCGAAATCATTAAACATGTGTTTGTGCTCAGTTCTAAAGGCGGACTTGAGCTGCAGGACTTTTGCAAAGACCTCCTGCGCCCGTTCCACATCGCCCTTTTCAAGATAGGTCATGCCCAGCCCAAAAGTGGCGCGTACATTCCCCTCATCCACGGCCAACGCATCGGAATATTCCATCTCTGCGCTGTAGAGCTCACCCTGTTCACGATGAACCTCGCCTCTTTTAAGCCGGAAATCCTGCTGCTCCATGGCCGGACGGACATGCTGCAGGTAGTAATCGGGCTCAAGGGCATAATATGCGGCAAATTCGCCATCGCTGACGACCTGCGGATCACCGCCGGGAATACGGTTTTCATTCAGAAGCAGTAATTCAAAGCGGTCATCATCAACCTTCGTGGCCAGCCAGTATCTTTTGCCCTTTATTTTATGCGATTCAGAACGTAGAGAAACAACCGTTACAAGGCTTGTTTCCTCTTCCTTTTCCTGATCGCCGGAAGGAGTATAATCAAATAAGGATGAGTCAGCGCCCATTGTTCAGCCTCCAAAAAACCTGGTTAAACCCCTCACACATATTTTATCGGCACTTTCAACCTTCCGGTATAGATTGCCGCCACCCGAAAAATGAATCTTACTACATCTGGAACTTCAAAAAGAAATTGGCTACTCTGCTGCGTGATGAAAACACACCGCTTAATTTTATTCTTCATATGCGCCCTTTTTATTTTGCACTTTTTCGGGCTAAAAAGCTATGCCCGTGAAAATGGAACCGCTCCGACCATAAAGTGCAAAATGATAAACCATTTTCCACATGATGATCAGGCCTTTACGCAAGGATTTATATATCACGACGGCTACTTATACGAAAGTACGGGTAAACGCGGACGTTCTTCACTGCGCAAGGTGGAACTGGAAAACGGCAAGGTACGTACACTGATAAAAAATGATAAAAACATATTCAGCGAAGGGATCTGTTACAGGAACAATAAAATCTATCAACTTACATGGCGCTCGGGTAAATGTTATATATATGATGCCGCATCCCTTGCCCGCAAAAGAATCTTCCAATACAAGGGGCAGGGATGGGGCCTGACCGCTGATGATAACTTCATCTATCAAAGCAACGGATCTTCGGAGATTACCTTCAGGGACCCTTACGATTTTGCGCGTATAAAAAGACTGCGGGTAACGGACGGCCTCGCCAATATCCAAAGACTAAACGAACTTGAACTCATAAACGGACTGATTTTCAGCAATATCTGGAAAGAGGACCGCATAGCGGCCATTGATCCCCAAACCGGCAAAGTAAAATTCTGGCTGGATATATCTTCATTGCGCCCCCTCGCCGGGAAAAAAGCCGAAGCCGCCAACGGCATTGCATGGGACGGTGCAGGGAAACATTTTTTCGTGACCGGGAAATTCTGGAATAAGGTTTTTGAAATTGAACTACCAAAACTTGAACACAAGCCCTCTTCAAACTGACCAGGTGACCATTTCTCTGGGCATCTGTGCCGGGGCGTCTACTGTCAGCATAGTCCTGACTGATAACGTTGACGGGAAAATTGAAGTCCTGAAATCAATTTCACTGAACCACGAAGGCAACCCCGCGCAAGCCGTTATCAAAGGTCTTCAGGAACTCAAACTGCCTAAAAATACCCCCGCGGCGGTAACCGGACGTAAGTTCCGGCACTTACTGGACCTGCCCACCCTATCTGAACCGCTGGCACTTGAAACCGCGCTCAAACATGAAAACTTCGTTAAAGACGGCTACCGTACCGTGCTCAGCGCAGGTGGGGAAACTTTTATGGCCTACCTGATCGACAGTGCAGGTAAAGTGGAAACCGTACATACCGGTAATAAATGCGCATCCGGCACGGGAGAATTTCTAGCCCAGCAGCTTGGCCGCATGGGTCTGACTCTCGATGATATGTCCACCATGCAGGAATGCGAAGCTCACAAGGTTTCAGGCCGGTGTTCCGTGTTCTGCAAAAGCGACTGCACTCACGCGCTTAACAAAGGAGTACCCAAAGAAGCCGTCGTCGCAGGACTGGCCCGCATGATGAGCGCCAAATGTATGGAACTGCTGCGCAAATTACCGGCGGAAAAAGTAGCCCTGATAGGTAATTGTTCGCAGAATAAATTTATGGTCACGGAGCTGCGCCGGGAAATTCCGCAGCTGCTTATGCCGCAGCACGGTCATTGCTTTGAAGCGCTGGGAGCTGCAATATGGGCGGCTGAAAACGGAAGCTGCCTACCACAGGATATCGAGACTGTTATTCGTAAGGGCGACACGGCATTTACATTTTTACCACCGCTTGAAAATTATATCGATTCCGTAAAGTTTCACGAGAGCACGCAAGCTGAATACATTCCCGGAAACAGGCTGGCCCTCGGTCTTGATGTAGGCTCGACAACTACCAAAGGAGTCCTTTTGGATTTGGAGCGGACCGAAATTGTCGCATCCTGCTATCTACGCACGGACGGTGATCCTATCGGAGCTTCACGCCGGGTTTATACCGAACTGGCCGAGCAGGTCCCTGCCGGAACCGTGGCCGAAATAATGGGCGTGACCGGATCAGGACGCAATATCGCAGGATTACATGCTGGTACGGACGGCATCATCAACGAAATTACCGCTCACGCCACTGCCGCAGTACATTATGATCCACAGGTGGATACAATTTTCGAAATCGGCGGTCAGGACGCCAAATATACATGGCTGAAAAATTCCGTTCCCTGTGACTACGCCATGAACGAAGCATGCAGCGCCGGAACCGGATCATTTCTGGAAGAAAGCGCCAAGGAAACGCTGGGCATCGATGTAACCGACATAGCCGCTGTTGCCTTCAAAGGTTGTAATCCTCCGAACTTCAACGACCAGTGCGCGGCCTTTATCGGTTCGGACCTTAAGCTGGCGGCGCAGGAAGGGGTTCCGCTTGAGGATATGGTTGCGGGATTAGTCTATTCCATCTGCATCAACTACTCCAACCGGGTTAAAGGCAACCGCGCAGTAGGACAGAAAATTTTCATGCAGGGCGGCGTCTGCTACAACAAAGCCGTGCCCGCCGCCATGGCCGCACTGACCGGCAAAGAGATAATCGTTCCGCCCCATCCGGGACTCACCGGGGCCTTCGGGGTCGCTCTTGAAGCCGCAAAACGTGCCGAACTGGGAACAATAGGAAAAGGCAGCTACAACCCGGCTGAACTGGCGCAGCGCGAAGTCACGTACAAATCTCCCTTTACCTGCAACGGGGCCGGGAGAGAATGCGATCTCGGATGCACAATTGCCCGCATAGAAGTACAAGGTAAGATCTTTCCGTTCGGAGGCATCTGCAATCGCTTTGATAATTCCAAAATCGCCAAGAAAACAGAAACCGCTGAAGATCTGGTTCTCTGGCGGGAGAAGCGTGTTTTCCGCGATCTTAATGAACCGGAGGAAGGCCGGCCAGTAATCGGCATGAACCGTTCATTGCTCATGAATACATGGTTTCCGCTCTTCAATACTTTTTTCACGGAAATGGGCTTCGGGGTCAGGCTGCCGGAAAAAGTGGACCCGGACGCAATAGGTCAAAAAGGCGCCCCCTTCTGCCATCCTGTGGAACTTGCCCACGGCGGACTAGGCGAACTTCTCAAGCTGGAAACCGATCATATTTTCCTGCCCCACCTGCGCTCCATGCCACTCAAAACCGGGGACCGCTCCTGCACCTGCGTGTTGGTTCAGGGAGAACCATACTACCTGAAATCAGCATTCCCGGAACTGGAAAAACGCTCCCTGCTGACTCCGGTCATCCATATGCAGGCCGGAAAACAATTATTACGCAAAGCCCTGCTCCAGACGGCATCCGAGCTGAAGGTGGACAAAGAACGGGCCGCAAAGGCGTATGAGGCAGCCATTGCCGCGCAAAAAACATTCTTCGCCGACCTGCAAAGCAAAGGCGAAAAATTTATAGCCGGACTGGGTGAAAAAAAAGGGATGGTCCTTTTTGGAAGGCCCTACAATGCATTCAGTTCATGGGCCAATAAATCAATCCCCGCCAAGTTCGCAACACGCGGCGTGGAAATAATCCCCTGTGATATGCTGCCCCGCAGCGGTAAATGTTCAAAAGATCTGAACATGTACTGGGCAACAGGGGAACAGATCATGGACAGTGCCGCTCTAGTAGCGGAAAACCCTGATCTTTTCGGAACCTACATCACCAATTTTTCCTGCGGGCCGGACTCCTTTCTGCTCGGTTATTTCCGTAAGGCCATGGGCCGAAAGCCCTCGCTGACCCTTGAGCTGGACAGTCATACCGCCGATGCCGGAATCGAAACACGTATTGAAGCCTTTCTCGATATAGTTGACGGATTCAGCCGTCTTGGACAATCAGAAGAAAAGACGATTTCCTTCCATCCCGCACGCAGCGAAGTACGGGACGGAGTGACCGGAATTACCGATTCCGAAGGTAAATGGCATGCGGTTAATGATCCGAAAGTCACCCTGCTGATTCCAAGCCTCGGCGAGATCAGCACCGATTTTCTAGCCGCATCCATGCAGCGCGATAACATCCGTTACAAGGTACTCGGCCATGCAAGCGAAGCCGCCTTGAAAATGGGCCGCAATAATTCATCATGCAAGGAATGCCTGCCACTGCAATTGACCGCGGGAGCGTTGCTGGAATATCTGAACAACCGGCCTGAAGGCGAACTGGCCCTTTTTCTAATGCCCAAGGCCAAAGGGCCATGCCGTTTCGGTCAGTATTCAGTATTCATGAATGACCTTATCGAGCGGATGGAAATCCCCGATCTAGCCATATTCGCGCCCAGCTCCACAGACGGATACGGCGGACTTAGCACATCGGTAACCCTCGGCATGTGGCAGGGTATCGTAACAGGATCGATACTTGAGGATATTCACGCCGTGATTTCCACCGCGGCTGAAAACAAAGACTCAGCACTAAAACTTTTCCGGGAAGTACGAGAAGAATTATTAGACGCAATGTCCAGCTGGAAAAAATTTTCCAAAGCCCTGCAAAAAGCGGCCGAAGACCTTTCCTTCATCAAACTGGAAAAACCGGCACACGATTATCCGGTAATCTCACTGCTGGGAGAAATATACGTGCGCCACGATCCATTGGCCCGCCGCAACCTACCGGAAAAACTTACCGAACAGGGATTCATTGTCCGTGTGGCACCGGTGCTGGAATGGATGAAATACACCGACTGGCTGAACCGCAACAACATAGAAGGTAGAGCCGGCCTGAAAACCATGATCACGCAGGGAGTGAAATCCTATTTTGAACGGCGCATCCGGCATATACTCGCAAAAAGCGGCCTTCTTTTTTATCCCGGACCGGACGTACGCAAAGTGGTCAAGCACGGTAAAAAGCATATCTCCGAACAGCTTACCGGAGAAGCTATCCTCACTGTGGGAGCATCTCTGCACGAAATAATGTCCCCTTCCTGCGGAGTTATATCCATCGGTCCGTTCGGGTGCATGCCCTCACGAGTTGCCGAAGCTGTGCTCAGTGAAAAATTCCGGGCCTCTTCGGCAGGTCCCAAAGCGACTTCCATACTTGATGCAGATTCTCGACTGCCCTTTCTTGCCATTGAAACTGACGGCAATCCTTTTCCACAACTTATCGAAGCCCGGCTGGAAGCATTCTGCCTGCAGGCCAAACGACTGCACAGACAGACACGCGAAAGGGCATAACGTTGTAACTCTAAGTTATAATTATCTTATTAATAACCATTATATTTTCTAAAAACACACTATATGGCTTGATATAGCTTATACTATCGTGATATCACCTCTCTGGATTTTTAATCATACATTATCGGGGTAAGGATGAGACCAACACAGAAGATACTATTAATATTATTAATTTTGCTTACCGCGGCCTTACATGGCTGCAACGCAGGCAGAAGATCTACCGGCAGCATTGACTTGGGTAATGACAATTCTCCCATGGGCCGTCTTGCACAGGCGCTGCATAAAAAAGATCTCCCCAGTGCGGAAAAAATATGGCTGGACAACCAGACTATATTTTTGGAAACACCTGACGCACTGACGGATATTGAAAAAATGGCTGCCAAAATTGAAGAAGAATTTGAGCCCGAAATTAAAGCAGCCACAATCAACGTAGACTCTGTCACCTGGCCGGCCCCGAAGGCGCAATGGCCGCTCATGCGCATGAAGCTCAGCAAGGCCCAGATTCTGGTTGATAAGCTTCAATCCAGCGTTTTCCTGCAGGATCTGGGAAAAGTTCCCCAGTCTTTAGGACCACTCGCAACTAAACTTGCGGCTAAAAATAAGGAAATTGCGGCA is a window of Maridesulfovibrio sp. DNA encoding:
- a CDS encoding acyl-CoA dehydratase activase, with protein sequence MNYQNLNTSPLQTDQVTISLGICAGASTVSIVLTDNVDGKIEVLKSISLNHEGNPAQAVIKGLQELKLPKNTPAAVTGRKFRHLLDLPTLSEPLALETALKHENFVKDGYRTVLSAGGETFMAYLIDSAGKVETVHTGNKCASGTGEFLAQQLGRMGLTLDDMSTMQECEAHKVSGRCSVFCKSDCTHALNKGVPKEAVVAGLARMMSAKCMELLRKLPAEKVALIGNCSQNKFMVTELRREIPQLLMPQHGHCFEALGAAIWAAENGSCLPQDIETVIRKGDTAFTFLPPLENYIDSVKFHESTQAEYIPGNRLALGLDVGSTTTKGVLLDLERTEIVASCYLRTDGDPIGASRRVYTELAEQVPAGTVAEIMGVTGSGRNIAGLHAGTDGIINEITAHATAAVHYDPQVDTIFEIGGQDAKYTWLKNSVPCDYAMNEACSAGTGSFLEESAKETLGIDVTDIAAVAFKGCNPPNFNDQCAAFIGSDLKLAAQEGVPLEDMVAGLVYSICINYSNRVKGNRAVGQKIFMQGGVCYNKAVPAAMAALTGKEIIVPPHPGLTGAFGVALEAAKRAELGTIGKGSYNPAELAQREVTYKSPFTCNGAGRECDLGCTIARIEVQGKIFPFGGICNRFDNSKIAKKTETAEDLVLWREKRVFRDLNEPEEGRPVIGMNRSLLMNTWFPLFNTFFTEMGFGVRLPEKVDPDAIGQKGAPFCHPVELAHGGLGELLKLETDHIFLPHLRSMPLKTGDRSCTCVLVQGEPYYLKSAFPELEKRSLLTPVIHMQAGKQLLRKALLQTASELKVDKERAAKAYEAAIAAQKTFFADLQSKGEKFIAGLGEKKGMVLFGRPYNAFSSWANKSIPAKFATRGVEIIPCDMLPRSGKCSKDLNMYWATGEQIMDSAALVAENPDLFGTYITNFSCGPDSFLLGYFRKAMGRKPSLTLELDSHTADAGIETRIEAFLDIVDGFSRLGQSEEKTISFHPARSEVRDGVTGITDSEGKWHAVNDPKVTLLIPSLGEISTDFLAASMQRDNIRYKVLGHASEAALKMGRNNSSCKECLPLQLTAGALLEYLNNRPEGELALFLMPKAKGPCRFGQYSVFMNDLIERMEIPDLAIFAPSSTDGYGGLSTSVTLGMWQGIVTGSILEDIHAVISTAAENKDSALKLFREVREELLDAMSSWKKFSKALQKAAEDLSFIKLEKPAHDYPVISLLGEIYVRHDPLARRNLPEKLTEQGFIVRVAPVLEWMKYTDWLNRNNIEGRAGLKTMITQGVKSYFERRIRHILAKSGLLFYPGPDVRKVVKHGKKHISEQLTGEAILTVGASLHEIMSPSCGVISIGPFGCMPSRVAEAVLSEKFRASSAGPKATSILDADSRLPFLAIETDGNPFPQLIEARLEAFCLQAKRLHRQTRERA
- a CDS encoding glutaminyl-peptide cyclotransferase, translating into MINHFPHDDQAFTQGFIYHDGYLYESTGKRGRSSLRKVELENGKVRTLIKNDKNIFSEGICYRNNKIYQLTWRSGKCYIYDAASLARKRIFQYKGQGWGLTADDNFIYQSNGSSEITFRDPYDFARIKRLRVTDGLANIQRLNELELINGLIFSNIWKEDRIAAIDPQTGKVKFWLDISSLRPLAGKKAEAANGIAWDGAGKHFFVTGKFWNKVFEIELPKLEHKPSSN